Proteins encoded within one genomic window of Methanosarcina barkeri str. Wiesmoor:
- a CDS encoding amino acid permease yields the protein MASVETTERLGCSLGFFSTFAIGTGTMIGAGIFVLPGIALADAGSGAIISFLLGGLISIATAISMSELATGMPLAGGSYYYISRTMGAALGAIIGLGSWLALIFKGTFALIGLAEYAQIFYPLPLYFVAAATGVILLVINYRGAKSSGSLQNFIVIFLLVILALFIARVSFMVNPANLSPATSYGGTSIITTAGVIFISYLGLAEAAAVSEEVKNPSKTLPLAFIASAVVVTLFYVSTMAVVVGFSDPQVTGKSITPLADIAGLLAGESGRIAISLSALLATLSTANGAILSSSRFPFAMSRDALMPEWFVLIHQKFETPHNAILVTGIVMVLLLFLFDIEELARLGGAFNILIFILLNMAVIILRKRNLPGYEPTFRDPFFPYTQIFGIVGSIVLLPLLGGLPLLFTIMMIFAGIGWYSFYGRGKAVPEYNLFDLLENTVEKKEIEPVPLVKVLVPISNQKHERDLLKLADFMGSEIICLHVIEVPDQTNLKLAQEAYHEKKIEMDCRFKEEFENYPAILGHKREYIAAFDHNISNSILEQAEIEHADMIIMGWHEPKRFEYSHGVTNQVLLSSKSPIALLKGHLPDSINKILVGYNGKENSIYGLSLAEKLAVNTGAGIEIISIISPDEAQENRQKITDELESLVKKISSIPVSFRVLEKYSIEDALLEASNNNDLTIIGDSSERFKISLLGTLSQRIAKHSKKPIVVVKKSKPISKESFNYLVKKHARKIYARLRGKEVKLNSDKSAVLA from the coding sequence ATGGCATCAGTTGAAACGACTGAAAGGTTGGGATGTAGCCTTGGCTTTTTCTCAACTTTTGCAATCGGCACCGGCACTATGATTGGAGCTGGGATATTCGTTCTTCCGGGAATTGCTTTAGCAGATGCGGGTTCTGGAGCAATAATCTCTTTTCTGCTTGGTGGGCTTATTTCAATAGCCACAGCCATCAGCATGTCAGAGCTGGCAACCGGCATGCCCCTGGCAGGAGGCAGCTATTACTATATCAGCAGGACGATGGGAGCTGCACTTGGTGCAATAATCGGCCTTGGCTCCTGGCTGGCCTTAATTTTCAAGGGCACATTTGCACTCATCGGTCTTGCAGAATACGCTCAGATCTTCTATCCCCTGCCCCTATATTTCGTAGCAGCTGCAACCGGCGTGATCCTGTTAGTGATTAACTATCGTGGGGCAAAAAGCAGCGGTTCACTGCAGAACTTTATTGTGATCTTTTTGCTGGTAATCCTGGCTCTCTTCATAGCCCGAGTATCTTTTATGGTTAATCCGGCTAACCTTTCACCTGCTACATCTTACGGGGGTACATCGATAATCACGACAGCAGGAGTTATTTTTATATCCTATCTTGGGCTTGCAGAAGCTGCCGCAGTGTCCGAGGAAGTAAAAAATCCATCAAAAACCCTGCCCCTGGCGTTTATCGCATCAGCCGTTGTAGTAACCTTATTTTACGTTAGCACAATGGCAGTAGTTGTAGGGTTCTCTGATCCTCAAGTAACCGGAAAATCAATTACTCCCCTGGCCGATATTGCAGGTCTACTGGCAGGAGAATCCGGAAGAATAGCAATATCCCTGAGTGCGCTGCTTGCTACCCTTTCCACAGCCAACGGCGCTATATTATCATCTTCCAGATTTCCTTTTGCCATGAGCAGGGATGCACTTATGCCGGAATGGTTTGTCCTTATCCATCAAAAATTTGAAACTCCTCATAACGCTATACTTGTAACAGGAATAGTTATGGTCTTGCTTTTATTCCTGTTTGACATAGAGGAGCTTGCAAGACTGGGTGGAGCTTTTAATATTTTGATATTTATCCTACTAAATATGGCAGTGATAATCCTCAGAAAAAGAAACCTGCCAGGATATGAACCCACTTTTCGCGACCCGTTTTTCCCCTATACACAAATCTTCGGGATCGTTGGGAGCATAGTACTGCTTCCCCTGCTTGGTGGGCTACCTCTTCTTTTCACCATAATGATGATTTTTGCTGGAATTGGCTGGTACTCATTCTACGGAAGGGGCAAAGCCGTCCCAGAATATAACTTATTCGACTTGCTGGAGAATACTGTTGAAAAAAAGGAAATAGAACCTGTTCCCCTGGTTAAAGTTCTTGTTCCGATCTCCAACCAGAAACATGAGCGTGACCTTTTGAAACTGGCAGATTTTATGGGGAGCGAGATAATTTGCCTCCACGTTATCGAGGTTCCGGATCAAACAAACTTAAAGTTAGCTCAAGAAGCCTATCATGAGAAAAAGATAGAAATGGACTGCCGTTTCAAAGAAGAATTCGAGAATTATCCTGCAATTCTCGGGCATAAAAGAGAATATATTGCTGCCTTTGACCACAACATATCAAACTCAATTCTGGAGCAGGCTGAAATTGAGCATGCAGATATGATTATTATGGGATGGCACGAGCCAAAGAGATTCGAGTATTCACATGGTGTTACAAACCAGGTTCTCCTGTCCTCAAAAAGTCCAATCGCGTTATTAAAGGGACATCTGCCTGACAGCATTAACAAAATCCTTGTAGGGTATAATGGTAAAGAAAACTCGATCTACGGTCTCTCTCTCGCAGAAAAACTGGCTGTAAACACAGGCGCTGGAATAGAAATTATCAGTATCATTAGCCCTGATGAAGCCCAGGAAAACAGGCAGAAAATTACTGATGAACTTGAAAGCCTCGTTAAAAAAATAAGTTCCATACCTGTTAGTTTTAGAGTACTGGAGAAATATTCCATAGAAGATGCTCTACTGGAGGCTTCAAACAACAATGACCTGACAATCATTGGCGACTCAAGTGAAAGATTTAAGATTTCTTTACTTGGGACTCTATCGCAGAGGATTGCCAAGCATTCTAAGAAACCTATAGTGGTAGTCAAGAAATCAAAACCGATCTCAAAAGAAAGCTTTAATTATCTGGTTAAAAAGCACGCCCGCAAAATATATGCAAGACTCAGAGGAAAAGAGGTCAAACTAAACTCAGATAAATCAGCAGTTTTGGCTTAA
- a CDS encoding ChaB family protein: protein MPYKTNSELPTLVREKLQERGQDIYREAFNSAWEEYEEPSERRGDTKREETIDITF from the coding sequence ATGCCGTATAAAACGAACTCTGAACTGCCGACACTGGTTAGGGAAAAACTGCAGGAGCGCGGACAGGATATTTACAGGGAAGCTTTCAACAGCGCCTGGGAAGAGTATGAAGAACCTTCCGAACGACGGGGAGATACTAAAAGAGAAGAAACAATAGACATTACATTTTAA